The following DNA comes from Deinobacterium chartae.
GCCCACCCCGACTTTCCTAACGAGGACGCGGCCCTGATCAGCCCCGAGGGCCAGCGCATCATCGACGCGGTGGCGAGCGGCCAGTTGCACACCCAGATGCAGGGTGACTTTGACCCTGCGCTTGAGCGCCTCAACGTCGAAGGTGAGGGTCTGCTCTCGGCCCAGGGGGTCAGCGTCACCACCATGAAGAAGGTCTATGCCTCGAGCATGTCCACCTTTCTCAGTTACCGCAGCAAGCGCTACGGTGCCCCCAGCCTTGACTGGAGCACCGACGGCTGCAGCAAGGTTCCGGACAGCGGTCCCGCTTTCAACTTCAAGAACGCCTGCTACCGCCACGACTTCGGCTACCGCAACTACAAGAAGTACAAGATCTTCACCAAGGCCAACCGCAAGGCCATCGACGACCGTTTCCTGGCGGACATGAAGGCGCACTGCGCCACCCGCAGCATCTTCCTCAAGCCCTCGTGCTACGAGACCGCCTACATCTACTACGCTGGCGTGCGCGCCCTGGGCGGCTGAGCAGAGCCGCCCGTAACGGCAACACCTCGAGGCCGCGCGGCCTCGAGGTGTTCTTTTCGCCGGAGTTACTTCGCGTCGTACCAGGTTCGGCCCTGGCCCACCTCGACCTCGAGGGGAACTTCGAGCTGGAAAGCCCCCTGCATCTCGTCGCGGATGACCCGGCTGACCTGCTCGGCCTTCTCCTCGGGAGCCTCGACCACCAGTTCGTCGTGCACCTGCAGCAGCAGGCGAGCGCCCAAGGCCTCGAGTTTGTCTTCCAGACGCACCATGGCGATCTTGATGATGTCGGCCGCCGTGCCCTGGATCGGCATGTTGTAGGCGATGCGCTCGGCGGCCTCGCGGGCGGTGCGGTTGGTGGAGTTCACCTCGGGCACGAAGCGGCGGCGGCCTAGCAGGGTCTCAACGTAGCCGTGCTCGCGGCAGAAGGCCAGGGTGCGGTCGATGTACTGACGAATCCCCGGATACACCCCGAAGTACCCGTCGATAAAGCTCTGCGCCTCGGCGTACGAGATGCCCAGCTCGCGGGTCAGGCGGTGCGCACTCATGCCGTAGAGCACCCCGAAGTTGATGGTCTTGGCCGCGCGGCGTTGCAGCGGGCTCACCGTGTCCTCGGAAACGCCCAGAATGCGCGCGGCGGTGCGGCGGTGAATGTCGGCCCCGTGGCGGAAGGCATCGCGCATGGCCTCGTCGCCCGAAACGTGTGCCATCACCCGCAGCTCGATCTGGCTGTAGTCCGCGCTCAGCAGCACGTAGCCGTCTTCGGCCACGAAGCCGCGCCGGATCTCGCGGCCCAACTCGGTGCGCACCGGGATGTTCTGCAAGTTGGGGTTGATCGAGCTGAGGCGCCCGGTGGCGACCGCCGTCTGCGCGAAGGTGGTGTGCACGCGTCCGGTGCGCGGGTTCACCAGCCCGGGGAGCGCGTCGAGGTAGGTGCCCTTGAGTTTGGAGAGCTCGCGGTACTCGATCAGGGCGTTCACGATCGGGTGCGCGTCGCGCAGCGGCTCGAGGGCCGAGGCCGCAGTCGAGCGCTTGCCGGTCAGCTTGGTCTTCTTGCCGCTGGAGAGCCCGAGTTCGTCGTACAGCACCTTTTCGAGCTGGTCGCGGCTGGAGATGGCGAACTCGCGCCCGGCGTGGCGGTGAATCTCGGCCTCGAGGTTCGAGAGCTGAGCGCCCAGGCGCTCGGACAACCCCCTGAGGTAGGCGAGGTCCAGCTTCACGCCGCACAGCTCCATGCGGGCCAGCACCCGGGAGAGCGGGCGCTCGATCTCGTCGTACAGGCGGCGCTGCTCGGGCGTCATCTGTGCGGGCAGCGCCTCGAGCAGCCGCCGGGAGAGCGCGGCGCGCGCGGTGACGTCGGCAGGCCACTCCACCCCGGCGTAGCGCTCGGCCATCACCGGCGCGTGGGTGTTGGCCGGGTCGATCAGGTAGGCCATCAGCAGCGGGTCGTTGCCGGGAGTCACCTCGAGGCCGCGCGCGGCCAGCACGGTTGACAGCGCCTTGGCGCCGGCGGCGTGCAGTTCGGCCGGCAGCCCCAAGTCGGCCGGGTCGGTCATCATCGGGGCGCGGTAAACCCGGTCCGCCTCGGCGTAGGCAAGGTCTTGCACCTCGGCTTGCAGGTCTCCCTCTTTCGAGAGTGCGTAACCCCACACCGCCCCGGCTCCGGGAGCCTGCCAGTTGGTTTCGGCGGCAGGGGCCTCGAAGGCGCGCGGCGCTTCGGGCACCTCGGCCTCGGGAGCGCCGAACAGCGTGTTCATCTCGCGCAGCAGGCTCTTGAACTCGAGGCGCAGGAACTCGGCGGTCAGGGCCTCGAGGTTGGGGTTGCGGCAGTGCGCGTCCTCGAAGCGGATGTCAAGATCGAGGTCGGTGACCATACGCGAGATCTCGCGGCTGAAGCGCACGTCCTGAGCACTTTCCCGGATCTTCTCGCCCGCCTTGATGGGTTTGAGCGTGCCCTGCTCGGCCTGCTCGAGGATGGTGTCCAGGCTGCCGTACTCCTGCAGCAGCTTGGCCGCCGTGACCTTGCCGATCCCCTTGGCACCCGGAATGTTGTCCGAGGCGTCTCCGGTCAGGGCGCGGAAGTCCACCCACTGCTCCACGGTCACGCCGTACTCGGCCTGCACCTCGGCCGGACCGAACAGGCTCCAGTCCGAACGAATCACCTTGACGCGGTCCGAGAGCAACTGGTAGGAGTCCCGGTCCGAGGTCAGGATGTGAACCTCGAGGCCCAGGGCTTCGGCGCGCTTGGCGAGCGTGCCGATCACGTCATCGGCCTCGTACCCGGGGACCTCGAGGCGCACCAGGCCGAGCAGGTCCACCAGATTGCGGATGCGGTCGATCTGGCCCGGCAGGTCTTCGGGGGTTTTGGGGCGTCCGGCTTTGTAGTTCTCGAACTGGTCGTGCCGGAAGGTCTTCACCGGCGGGTCGAAGGCCACGATCACGCAGTGGCCGTCTTCGCGCAGCAGCCGGAACAGCGTTTTCATGAAGCCGAAAATGGCCTGAACGGTCTCGCCCGCGCGGGTGGTGAGCGGCTTGATCGCAAAATACGAGCGGTAGGCCAGCGCGTGACCGTCGACCAGTACGATCTTGTGGGGCAGAGCTGCGGGGGAGGCGTCGCTAGGCATGAAGCTCATTGTACCGTGTTCGCTTCGCGCCCAGCGTAACCGGCCGGAGCTCGGTGCAAGTCTAAAGGCCGGTCCACGAGGGACCGGCCTTGGGGCGGCAGAACTTACTTGCGGCGGCGGCGCAGGCGATCAATCGCTGCCGAGAGCGACAGGCGCATGCGCTCGAGGGCCTCGGCGAGGTCGCCGATCTCGTCGTTGGAGCTGCGGGTCACCGGCTGATCGAGCTTGCCCAGGCTGATCTCGTCGGCGGCGGAGACCAGCGCCAGGATCGGCTGCGAGATGCGGCGCGCGGTGGAGATTGCGATCAAGGTGCTGAGCAGCAGCGCAGCCACGATGGCGGCGGCGAGCAGCAGCAGCTGCTGGTTGCGGATCTCCAGGCTGCGGTTGGAGATGACGCCCACCGTGACGATCAAGTTCGCCTCCTCGAGCGAGGTGAGCTTGCGCGAGGCGGGTTCGGTGTCGGTGGCGGGCCGGTCCAGGAAGCCGACACGGCGAACCTCGAAGTGCGAGACCTGCCCGGAGGTGGGTTCGGTGCGTGCGATGTGGTCGAGGTACTCCTTCTCGACCGCCGGGCTGAGCTGCCCGGTCTGCTTGAGGGTGTCCAGCAGGCGGCGGTACGAACCGGCACGGTCGTCCACCCAGCGCAGGGTGCCGCCTTCGGGGTTCTCGGCCACGAAGTCCTGGACCGGTTTGACCAGGGTCGTTTCGTCGCCGAGCGTTTTGGTACGGAACAGCGAGCTGCCTTCTTGCGTGTTTACCCACACGAAGGCCACCGAGGGCTGCTGGGTCAGGGCCGTCAGCCGCTGGTTCTCGCGGTCCGGGTCCGAGAGGTCCACGCCGGTACCGACCGCCACCGCCAGCTGCTGTGCTCCCTCGAGGATCAGGCTGCGGGTGGTCTGCGGCACGCTGAGGGCCAGGAAAGTCAGCACGGCTACGCCCAGCAGCAGCACCGGTAGCAGCGCGGTCAGCAGGACGCGCTGACGCAAGCTGGTGCGGCGCTTGCGGCGCGGGGCCGGTGCGCTCTCGGAGATCTCTGCCTCCGGGGCAGAGGGGGCCGGCGTTTCCTGAGCGCGCTGCAGATCGTTCATGGTGATGCCGGCCGTGACCGGCATCACCACGCTGGTGTCGTCGGCCGGAGGCGCGGCCGGGACGCTGCTGACCGGAAAGGACACGGCCGCGCTGGGATTTTCCCAAAGCCCGCCGGCGCGCAGCACACCCGGGCTGCCCCCCGCGGCGGCCAGCACCGGCTCGGCCACCGGAAGCGGCGGGGTTGACCGCGAGGTCTCGGGGGACGCATACACCGGGGTCACGGTGTCGTCCGCTTCCGGAGTGACTTGATGCGGCGGGGCGGGAGGGGCAGCCGGTACCGGCGTGGGGGCCGTGGCCTGCGGGGCCGCTGCAGCCTCGAGGGACACGTCGCGCAGCTCGACGGGCACGCCCAGTTCGCTGTAAATCTGCGCGACCAGCTCGGCACGGGCGCGGTGGGTGGGTTTCAGCAGCGGACCCGGCGGACGGCTGGCCAGTTTGCGAGCCTGTTCCTCGGCCAGCTTGAACCGGGACTGTAGCCGCTCGCTGAGTCGGTTCAGGATTTCGGGGTCGCTGGGACGTTCCAGCAAAACGACGGTGAAGCTATTCTGGCTCATACACTCCTCAAGCCGCTCTGGCGCAGTTTCTGCCCGAAGGCAGCGCGATGCTCCTGGGGGATTTCGGCCGTGACCCGCTCGATCAGCTCGCTCAAGCGACCGAGCGACACGGTCCCGGAAGCCTCGAGGTCCTCGAGGCATTCCTCGACGATGACGTCCCCGATCGGTCCCATGATCTGGCGGGCGGCCGAGGTGAGCAGGTGGATGATCTCTTCGGAGAGCGGTTCGTTCGAACCGGTGCGTGGCGCCTCGCGCAGCAGCCCCAGGTCCTCTAGGCGCTCGAGCACCTCGATCACCGTCTCGGGTGGGGTTCCCAGGCTGGCGGCGATGTCAGCGACGCGCCGCGTGCCGTCGATCAGGGGCACGACCCGCCACTGCTGTAGTTTCAGCTCGGTCTGGGCCGGGATGGCTCCGACCAGCTGTGGGATGCTCGAGGGGCCGTAAGCGGGGGCCAGCAGCACCTCGAGCGGTTCGATCAGGTTGGGGGTGAGGCCGCCGGGCAGGTCGCCCATCTCGAAGCGACCGCCGGGAACGCGCAGGCAGGC
Coding sequences within:
- the polA gene encoding DNA polymerase I, which translates into the protein MPSDASPAALPHKIVLVDGHALAYRSYFAIKPLTTRAGETVQAIFGFMKTLFRLLREDGHCVIVAFDPPVKTFRHDQFENYKAGRPKTPEDLPGQIDRIRNLVDLLGLVRLEVPGYEADDVIGTLAKRAEALGLEVHILTSDRDSYQLLSDRVKVIRSDWSLFGPAEVQAEYGVTVEQWVDFRALTGDASDNIPGAKGIGKVTAAKLLQEYGSLDTILEQAEQGTLKPIKAGEKIRESAQDVRFSREISRMVTDLDLDIRFEDAHCRNPNLEALTAEFLRLEFKSLLREMNTLFGAPEAEVPEAPRAFEAPAAETNWQAPGAGAVWGYALSKEGDLQAEVQDLAYAEADRVYRAPMMTDPADLGLPAELHAAGAKALSTVLAARGLEVTPGNDPLLMAYLIDPANTHAPVMAERYAGVEWPADVTARAALSRRLLEALPAQMTPEQRRLYDEIERPLSRVLARMELCGVKLDLAYLRGLSERLGAQLSNLEAEIHRHAGREFAISSRDQLEKVLYDELGLSSGKKTKLTGKRSTAASALEPLRDAHPIVNALIEYRELSKLKGTYLDALPGLVNPRTGRVHTTFAQTAVATGRLSSINPNLQNIPVRTELGREIRRGFVAEDGYVLLSADYSQIELRVMAHVSGDEAMRDAFRHGADIHRRTAARILGVSEDTVSPLQRRAAKTINFGVLYGMSAHRLTRELGISYAEAQSFIDGYFGVYPGIRQYIDRTLAFCREHGYVETLLGRRRFVPEVNSTNRTAREAAERIAYNMPIQGTAADIIKIAMVRLEDKLEALGARLLLQVHDELVVEAPEEKAEQVSRVIRDEMQGAFQLEVPLEVEVGQGRTWYDAK
- a CDS encoding phospholipase, with amino-acid sequence MKHRALLCAPLLTLMLAACGTSSLHTPADEAEAFTDETTPVTAAHPDFPNEDAALISPEGQRIIDAVASGQLHTQMQGDFDPALERLNVEGEGLLSAQGVSVTTMKKVYASSMSTFLSYRSKRYGAPSLDWSTDGCSKVPDSGPAFNFKNACYRHDFGYRNYKKYKIFTKANRKAIDDRFLADMKAHCATRSIFLKPSCYETAYIYYAGVRALGG
- a CDS encoding DUF4388 domain-containing protein, which translates into the protein MTTLTGDFNPTSLPGLLRYLASSHSSGLLTLRGNAFEGLLGFQSGQPFFAQAGQVIGKPAVRACLRVPGGRFEMGDLPGGLTPNLIEPLEVLLAPAYGPSSIPQLVGAIPAQTELKLQQWRVVPLIDGTRRVADIAASLGTPPETVIEVLERLEDLGLLREAPRTGSNEPLSEEIIHLLTSAARQIMGPIGDVIVEECLEDLEASGTVSLGRLSELIERVTAEIPQEHRAAFGQKLRQSGLRSV
- a CDS encoding HAMP domain-containing protein, yielding MSQNSFTVVLLERPSDPEILNRLSERLQSRFKLAEEQARKLASRPPGPLLKPTHRARAELVAQIYSELGVPVELRDVSLEAAAAPQATAPTPVPAAPPAPPHQVTPEADDTVTPVYASPETSRSTPPLPVAEPVLAAAGGSPGVLRAGGLWENPSAAVSFPVSSVPAAPPADDTSVVMPVTAGITMNDLQRAQETPAPSAPEAEISESAPAPRRKRRTSLRQRVLLTALLPVLLLGVAVLTFLALSVPQTTRSLILEGAQQLAVAVGTGVDLSDPDRENQRLTALTQQPSVAFVWVNTQEGSSLFRTKTLGDETTLVKPVQDFVAENPEGGTLRWVDDRAGSYRRLLDTLKQTGQLSPAVEKEYLDHIARTEPTSGQVSHFEVRRVGFLDRPATDTEPASRKLTSLEEANLIVTVGVISNRSLEIRNQQLLLLAAAIVAALLLSTLIAISTARRISQPILALVSAADEISLGKLDQPVTRSSNDEIGDLAEALERMRLSLSAAIDRLRRRRK